Sequence from the Ailuropoda melanoleuca isolate Jingjing chromosome 10, ASM200744v2, whole genome shotgun sequence genome:
CACCGGGGTATGGTCCGAGCCCTGCCCCTGAACCTGTTGCCCGGCCCCCAGGTGCGCTCGCTGGAGGCCCACATGTATCCGGAAAAGCTCAAGGTGATTGCACAGCAGGTgcagctgcagcagcagcaggagcaggtgAGGCTGCTGCACCAGGAGAAACTGGAGCGGGAACAGCAGCACCTGCGGACCCAGGTGAGCAGGGGTGTGCGGGAGGGGCTCGCACACGCAGTGTCAGTGCCTCCGGGCTCCAGCGGGGCAGACTCAGGGCCCAAGGTTCCTGGTTGCCAGGTGTCCTGCATCATTATTACGTTGAGTCCTTGTAGCAGCCCTTTGAGGCCTGGGCTTTTTATTCATCCTATTTTACTGATGGCAGAATTGAGGCGTGGAAAGGTTACGTTACATGCCCACCCGTGATCCGCAGTGACTTGGCCATCTAAACCCAGAGTCTACACTCACAACCagcgtatctttttttttaaatttatttactttttaggaaatttttattttcttattttagagagagggggcgAGAGTGggatgagtggggggaggggcagagggacagggagagggacaagctgattCCCCTCTGAGttcagagcctgacttggggctcgatctcagaactccgagatcatgacctgagccaaaatcaagagttggatgcttaaccgactgagccacccaggtgccccacaaccaCTGGATTTATTAGATACTGAAGTGCTTGCTTGGTGCTGAAGCGTGAAGGGGCCACGGGATCTCAGATGGCTGGAAGCACCTCTCTGGACCacctttccctcatttttaaaataagagagggTGGAGCACGACCTGGCTGGCCCTCTGTGAGTGAAGGAGTTCAAGGGCTGGTTGGCAGAGGCTCTCTCGAAGCAGATGGTGCTGAGAGCCATCCCTCTGAGCGACAGaaggacagaagggaaggggcagcTCCTGGAAGCTTTGGAAAAGACTGAGGGCCTCTGTCTTGCAGCTCCTGCCCCCTCcggcccccacccaccaccccacagTGATCGTGCCGgcaccaccccctccctcccaccacatcAACGTTGTCACCATGGGCCCCTCCTCAGTCATCAACTCTGTTTCCACGTCCCGGCAGAACCTGGACACCATTGTGCAGGTATGTGGCCTTGGGGAGGGGCATCATGTGGGAATGGGCCCTTTGTGTCCATCCCCGCGTCTCCCTTTTTGTGTCTGTGGTGGAAGGTGGCTCTAGAGAAGGTttagggcagagaaggaggggacAGCATGCCCTAGAAGACCCTGTTCTTCCCTCTGTGGGGTTTGCGGAAAGGGTTCCTTGCTCTCTGAGCCCCCTGGCGTCAAGTtcctgcatccagctcttggGTTGGTCCAGAGCTTCCTCTCAGCTCCATCTCCCAGGACCCggggtggggtgcaggtggcAGTGGCTGGGTGGGGGCCATTTAAGCCTCCTGCACAGGTGGAAGAGATGAGATGATCAGCTCTGTGGGTCAGGCCTGAAGCCTCTGCCCAGCTTTGCGTGGCACCCCTTGGGAGACCCAGTAgcatcacagagaaagaaagaactaaacaaaaaaaaccccatcaacCCCTAGAACTATAGTTGGACATAAACCCAGCAAATTGAATAATAAAGTTAATAACAGAGGCCCCGCGTAAGTGATCAGGCACTTGGAAGTACATAAATGAGAGATGCTTGTGATTCCCAAGCAGCCCTGCACTGTGATCTCCGAGGAATTTTTCAGCTTAGCATAGGAGTTCGGAACTTCAGGCAGGCTGGCCGCTGTCTTGCTAGGCTTACTTCTAGGCCTTTCTGGGGGATGTGTGTGGGGGCGGTGGTGTGGTGGCTGTCTGAGTGTCCCCAGCCGCCCTCATCACAGCCTGTTCCCGCCAGGCGATCCAGCACATCGAGGGCACCCAGGAAAGGCAGGAGCAAGAGGAGGAACAGCGGCGAGCGGTCATCGTGAAGCCGGGCCGCGGCTGCCCTGAGGCCCATGCCTCTGACACTGCCTCCGATTCGGAGGCCTCGGACAGCGACGCCATGGACCAGAGCCGGGAGGAGCCAGCAGGGCACGGGgggcttccctgaccaccccccagccctcctctcccttcttgggGCTGGAGGGAGCCGGGGGGCAGCAACAGGGAGCAACGCAGGTGAACGAGTGaggaatttttacaaaattacgACGTCATTTGGGTCTCTTTTATGACCTCTTTTTCAATACTGTAAATCCACCTTTGAGCGAAGCCACCTGACCTGAGGTCCCGGGGGCTGGGGTGGCAGGAGTGTGTGGGAGCACCGGGACACCTGGGGCTGGGCCTTGCCCCTGAGGCTGGGGGAAGCCGACACAGGTGCCTGGCCTCTCTCCGCCAAAAAGCATTTTTTcgtttaaacatgtttttaagaacagggaaaatcaaacaaaacccCAAGGTATTCTGCCCTCCCCAGAGCCAGCCCTAGACCGTCAGTTTTtgactccttccctcctctttttggtttttttcctttctcctttaagCACTTACATGGGTTGGGGGTCTGGCTGGGTCGGGGCTCTCTGGGGGCCCTGGGGGTTTACAATGCTTCTCGGTTGGGGTTTGCtgctgcccttctcccctcccctcccagcctcggCTCAGCACGAGGATTTGCCACTCCCCACCATCAcccagccccacctctccctccaggTTTCCCATCTTCCACCCCAAAAATGTCTTTGTctctatctttttgttttgtttattgttggttctttttggttttggttttgtttacctttttgttttttgtttcttgttttttggttttttttttcttttttgtttttttgtttttgttttttttttaaacaattttgagGTCTTTGTGTTCAAGGAGAAGCtattatattttgttaagaaagtggggggaaaaaccaAGAGGCCACCGTGcctttataaagaaacaaaataaagtttgtactttgttttttagattctgtgTCTCCTGGGTGTGTGCTGTCCTGAGTTGCTGGAGAAGGCTTCCTGGACTAGAGTGTGGCATGTTCTTGGGGCCCACCAGAGGGGACTGGGTGTGCCTGAGCACGATGACTTCCCCTGGCTTGCGTGCCGTGTTGCAGTGAGCAACCAGGGTCCCTAGACTCCCTAGGATTAGTCCCTTAATCGTGCAAAGAGGGGAGATGCTATTGGGGGTGAGAGGAGTATCTCCCAACTCCTTGGTGGGATGCAAGGAGAGAACCCCCAAGAAACAGGTTCCTATCTCTTAGAGAAAGGGCACAGAATGTTCAGGGGTCCTAGTTGTCCCTAGGCTTTGCCACTTCCTTATCTTGTGTAATCTCCCTGATCCTCAGTCTCCCCAGCTACAGAAGGTGGTGTTGAAGAGATCAGGTCCTGGAGTTTGTCTGCCAGCCGTCAGTTCCTCCTTGGGTGAGCCCATTGATCTCTGAGCGTCAGTTGGAAGTCAGTGGCACAAGGGCATTTCATCTTACTGGGTAGGGAGGTGGACCTTTAACTCTCTTAATCCTCTGTGCTGAGAGACAGCTTTACAGAGTGTTccccttggggctcctgggtggcacagttgagcatctgactctgggtttcagttcatgtcgtgatctcagggtcctgagattgagccctgcattgggctccactctcgGCGTGGAGTTGGCTtgggactctccctctgcccctcctcccccccaccacacgCATgcgttatctctctctctcaaatagttaagtctggaaaagaaaaagcacaaaaaacaccaaaaagacCCCTCAAAGTGTTCcccttttcttgcttttcctcatGTGCACATCTTGACAGGTACATGGGCATTGAGGCCAGAGCAGAAGAGCCAATTCACATCTTACCCACAGTGAATGCCTCTAGACCTAAGCTTGTTGAATAGAAAGGTGGGGAGGAGCCtgaacattttttccccccagaacttttaatgtgtgtgtgtggggttttttttattattatttttttaggtgaAATTCACCTAACTTAAAATCGAGTATTTTAAAGGAACAATTCAGGGGCACTTAGTATATTCACGTTGTGTAACCGGCACCCCATCCACTTCCAGAACCTATCACTCCAAAATGAACCTCTTACCCCCTAacctctccccattcctccctacttccagcctttggcaaccaccaatctgctgtTTTGCGTGTTTTTAAAAACGAAAGT
This genomic interval carries:
- the TFAP4 gene encoding transcription factor AP-4 isoform X3, whose protein sequence is MQSINAGFQSLKTLIPHTDGEKLSKAAILQQTAEYIFSLEQEKTRLLQQNTQLKRFIQELSGSSPKRRRAEDKDEGIGSPDIWEDEKAEDLRREMIELRQQLDKERSVRMMLEEQVRSLEAHMYPEKLKVIAQQVQLQQQQEQVRLLHQEKLEREQQHLRTQLLPPPAPTHHPTVIVPAPPPPSHHINVVTMGPSSVINSVSTSRQNLDTIVQAIQHIEGTQERQEQEEEQRRAVIVKPGRGCPEAHASDTASDSEASDSDAMDQSREEPAGHGGLP
- the TFAP4 gene encoding transcription factor AP-4 isoform X2, with translation MPAWSLANIPLTPETQRDQERRIRREIANSNERRRMQSINAGFQSLKTLIPHTDGEKLSKAAILQQTAEYIFSLEQEKTRLLQQNTQLKRFIQELSGSSPKRRRAEDKDEGIGSPDIWEDEKAEDLRREMIELRQQLDKERSVRMMLEEQVRSLEAHMYPEKLKVIAQQVQLQQQQEQVRLLHQEKLEREQQHLRTQLLPPPAPTHHPTVIVPAPPPPSHHINVVTMGPSSVINSVSTSRQNLDTIVQAIQHIEGTQERQEQEEEQRRAVIVKPGRGCPEAHASDTASDSEASDSDAMDQSREEPAGHGGLP